One Spinacia oleracea cultivar Varoflay chromosome 4, BTI_SOV_V1, whole genome shotgun sequence DNA segment encodes these proteins:
- the LOC110792824 gene encoding uncharacterized protein, whose product MFPSSLKMKDFMRVSKSGRGGAVGRRIPMVTQPPPPPPPSTAHVDVSLPPLPPPPPPPPPPPPPPPPVDGLEQEKIELTPDGLWFSNNTIAGNVTKSWKRHYNHPYLNYKEVPLAVRDRWFAEFKREYTWRPEFNVEARKAFDKKCGDRLRDIVNKAASIPVHQDIKYMLDDVRAAYIKRREDPEFQKRSKRAKSNRLSGQIEGSFDPGHRQGSISTPMVVAKMVSLNNDVVPTVVDVYEKTHSVPIGDEGDTAMIGEKANEIMEEYNEKLEECKSKGIEVDPNDLYLEIVGGQKKGRVYGLGSASQMYYNHISSHHTASSSTPSTTCQLSSRVEELKKMVEETQKVAEESLTLAKATAEDYEIEKAAWQNERKNMIISMREITSMILACQLNPTVAPTTAPTPTTAPTTTPTPTTAHKRLG is encoded by the exons ATGTTTCCTAGTTCTTTGAAAATGAAGGACTTCATGAGAGTTTCGAAAAGTGGACGAGGTGGTGCCGTTGGTCGGCGCATTCCTATGGTtacacaaccaccaccaccaccaccaccatctacCGCACATGTAGATGTCAGCCTTCCTCCTCTCCCTCCACCGCCACCTCCTCCACCACCTCCACCGCCGCCGCCACCTCCAGTAGATGGGTTGGAGCAGGAAAAGATTGAGCTCACACCTGATGGGTTATG GTTTAGCAATAATACGATTGCCGGTAATGTCACGAAGTCTTGGAAGCGCCACTACAATCACCCTTACTTGAATTATAAAGAGGTGCCACTTGCGGTGAGGGACCGTTGGTTCGCTGAGTTTAAG CGTGAATATACTTGGAGACCTGAGTTCAATGTTGAGGCTAGGAAAGCTTTTGATAAAAAATGTGGGGATCGCCTAAGGGATATAGTGAACAAAGCTGCAAGTATTCCTGTCCATCAAGATATCAAGTACATGCTTGATGATGTTCGGGCTGCATATATAAAGAGGCGGGAAGATCCAGAATTTCAGAAACGTTCTAAGAGAGCCAAGTCTAATAGGTTATCTGGCCAAATTGAAGGTAGTTTTGACCCTGGCCATCGTCAAGGTAGCATTTCTACTCCTATGGTGGTTGCAAAAATG gtGAGCCTTAACAACGATGTTGTACCAACCGTTGTTGATGTCTATGAGAAGACACATTCTGTTCCCATTGGTGACGAGGGTGACACTGCCATGATTGGTGAAAAGGCAAATGAAATCATG GAGGAATACAATGAGAAACTCGAGGAATGTAAGAGTAAAGGAATTGAGGTAGACCCCAACGACTTATACCTAGAGATTGTTGGTGGGCAAAAGAAAGGCAGAGTGTATGGCTTAGGGAGTGCTTCACAAATGTATTACAATCATATTTCTTCTCACCATACGGCATCGTCTTCCACGCCTTCCACGACTTGTCAGTTAAGCTCTCGAGTTGAAGAATTAAAGAAGATGGTAGAGGAAACCCAAAAAGTGGCAGAGGAGAGCTTAACTTTGGCAAAAGCAACTGCCGAAGACTATGAGATTGAAAAAGCCGCATGGCAGAATGAGAGAAAGAACATGATAATCTCGATGAGGGAGATAACATCAATGATTCTTGCTTGTCAGCTTAATCCTACCGTTGCTCCTACCACTGCTCCTACTCCTACCACGGCTCCTACCACGACTCCTACTCCTACCACTGCTCATAAAAGACTTGGTTGA